Proteins from a single region of Chryseobacterium sp. T16E-39:
- a CDS encoding CPBP family intramembrane glutamic endopeptidase, translating into MKRKESVKLLILFSILIVCLISHLISIIGFLIILAFTALVYLYDMLEKNEKYSRFLYHTLALVILAFSVVIFQHLLPGFNNVLIFDKIQVSKDAVPFTMYFNIDKTLAGLILLLFVVPQGDRFKSALKKSGSLVVMAILLLMGLTLLFNFVKIDVKFHQYFIIWAINNLLFVVMAEEVLFRGFFQRHLSLLNIKNSGIIAVFVAALSFGALHWLGGLLYVVYASIAGVMYGWIYQRSKNIALNIISHFVLNLIHIIFFTYPFLK; encoded by the coding sequence ATGAAAAGAAAAGAATCTGTCAAACTACTGATATTATTTTCTATTTTAATTGTTTGCCTTATTAGCCATCTTATATCAATTATAGGGTTTCTGATTATATTGGCTTTTACCGCTTTGGTGTATTTGTATGATATGCTGGAAAAAAATGAGAAGTACAGCAGGTTTTTATATCATACATTAGCTTTGGTTATTCTGGCGTTCTCGGTTGTTATTTTTCAACATTTGCTGCCTGGATTTAATAATGTGCTTATTTTCGATAAGATACAGGTCTCCAAAGACGCTGTCCCCTTTACCATGTATTTTAATATAGACAAAACACTAGCGGGATTAATTCTGCTTTTATTTGTCGTACCTCAGGGAGATCGTTTCAAATCTGCATTGAAGAAAAGTGGCTCCCTTGTTGTCATGGCTATTCTTTTACTGATGGGATTAACTTTACTGTTCAATTTTGTAAAAATAGATGTTAAGTTTCATCAATATTTTATTATTTGGGCTATAAATAACCTATTGTTCGTTGTGATGGCTGAAGAGGTTTTATTTAGGGGATTTTTTCAGAGACATTTGTCATTACTGAACATAAAAAACAGTGGAATCATTGCTGTTTTTGTTGCTGCTTTAAGTTTTGGAGCTTTGCACTGGCTGGGAGGATTGCTTTATGTGGTGTATGCTTCGATCGCTGGCGTGATGTATGGTTGGATCTATCAGAGGTCAAAGAATATTGCACTGAATATTATAAGTCACTTTGTTTTAAATCTGATCCATATCATATTCTTTACCTACCCGTTTTTAAAGTAA
- a CDS encoding cupin domain-containing protein: protein MTNSNISIIGKSEGKLLAVAGGNYRIVISGAQTGGNYAVIEMLVPPGGGPPPHSHPDIQEMFHVLEGEVEFKTELGKQIVGQDGFVNIPFGDAVHCFKNISEKNARLLCTVIPAGLEDLFAEVGVPVSPGEILPVPEMTEARKEFLKELNQKYGQKTYPIDFLG, encoded by the coding sequence ATGACGAATTCAAATATCAGTATTATCGGTAAAAGTGAAGGAAAGCTGTTAGCGGTTGCGGGTGGTAATTACAGGATTGTTATTTCCGGTGCACAAACCGGGGGTAATTATGCCGTAATAGAAATGCTGGTACCTCCGGGAGGAGGTCCGCCGCCACACTCACATCCGGATATTCAGGAAATGTTTCATGTTCTGGAAGGGGAAGTAGAATTTAAAACTGAACTGGGTAAGCAAATTGTGGGTCAGGATGGCTTCGTTAACATCCCTTTTGGCGACGCAGTCCATTGTTTTAAAAACATTTCAGAAAAAAATGCACGTCTGCTATGTACTGTTATTCCAGCAGGATTAGAAGATTTATTTGCAGAGGTCGGCGTTCCCGTATCACCTGGTGAAATTTTACCCGTCCCGGAAATGACCGAAGCGCGTAAAGAATTCTTAAAGGAATTAAATCAAAAATATGGACAGAAAACATATCCTATTGATTTTCTTGGATAA
- a CDS encoding Crp/Fnr family transcriptional regulator: MLNIFTAINSYISSMIDEKDQSPVNLSLESMMAVFMKLQREELPKNTLLVKPGQVCEHIYFVEKGAARIFYYKDEKDVTDGFRGDETLLLSIISFIRQKPDKRGIELLDECVLWKLSYKDLEELSHNHPDIQYLYRMIMSSVLIMTQNRIDRMLFQTAEERYDDFVKSHPRANELLTLGMIASFLGITQETLSRIRAKSRI, encoded by the coding sequence ATGCTGAATATCTTCACGGCAATCAATTCGTATATCAGTTCTATGATTGATGAAAAAGATCAGTCACCGGTCAATTTATCTTTAGAGAGTATGATGGCTGTTTTTATGAAATTGCAGAGAGAGGAATTGCCAAAAAATACATTATTAGTAAAACCCGGACAGGTATGTGAACATATTTACTTTGTTGAAAAGGGAGCGGCCAGGATTTTTTATTATAAGGATGAAAAAGATGTTACGGATGGTTTCAGAGGAGACGAAACTCTTTTGCTGTCGATCATTAGTTTTATCCGTCAAAAGCCTGATAAAAGAGGGATTGAGCTTCTTGATGAATGCGTATTATGGAAACTTAGCTATAAAGATCTGGAAGAATTATCCCATAATCATCCTGATATTCAGTATTTATATCGGATGATCATGAGTAGCGTCCTGATCATGACACAAAACAGAATAGACAGGATGCTATTTCAGACAGCAGAAGAAAGATATGATGATTTTGTAAAATCTCATCCCAGAGCCAATGAACTTCTTACTTTGGGAATGATTGCTTCATTTTTAGGAATAACACAGGAAACATTAAGCAGGATAAGAGCAAAAAGCAGGATTTGA
- a CDS encoding TetR/AcrR family transcriptional regulator, whose product MKNTEDKIIKAAVYVLNGNDAATVDEIANHIGITRRTIHRYFKDKNDLIERCKLKMMTTCNATMMAAYNSSHLPVVQMENMLYAALSIGNEFSFVKKRFERSGYSEVISNDKEVYDDVKVKWFRIVEELQANQMITGDFSVAWIYNLFGGIVDIAVNAFRNGDIAENDMNKFAWHSFKGSIGLKE is encoded by the coding sequence ATGAAAAATACAGAAGATAAAATTATCAAAGCGGCAGTATATGTCTTGAATGGTAATGATGCTGCTACTGTAGATGAAATTGCCAATCATATCGGTATTACACGACGTACCATCCACAGATATTTCAAAGATAAAAATGATCTTATAGAACGTTGTAAGCTCAAAATGATGACGACCTGTAATGCAACGATGATGGCCGCTTATAACAGCAGTCATCTACCAGTGGTACAAATGGAAAATATGCTATATGCAGCATTGAGTATTGGAAATGAATTTTCTTTTGTAAAAAAACGTTTTGAAAGAAGTGGTTATTCCGAAGTAATAAGCAATGATAAAGAAGTATACGATGATGTAAAGGTAAAGTGGTTCCGAATTGTAGAAGAACTTCAGGCGAATCAAATGATTACCGGTGATTTTAGTGTTGCATGGATCTATAACCTTTTTGGAGGAATTGTAGATATTGCGGTCAATGCATTTCGAAATGGAGATATTGCAGAGAATGACATGAATAAGTTTGCCTGGCATTCTTTTAAGGGAAGCATAGGTTTGAAAGAATAA
- a CDS encoding phosphatidylserine decarboxylase family protein codes for MNHVKYRVGKWLPSDRNFLNSWITKKIDQAKRSNLPLNPAIADLRDAIYNDPILWMSFTSMYDEIPQGYNEPVKNFETMLLIMNQILQEAPCYSTIENSIGLVGFPINAILDWAMGTSGGYLAFTNELVNEKLNVILNEWKTFLASEASKYVLVDGPIFQPQPDYTNPVGWFSPAALEAIAAMDPLRGQGSDPEEALANFIYNYQCNPNEPNFGYNSWDDFFTREFNPGVREVSDVDKDPSVIVSACESAPYNCVTNAMMRDKFWMKGQPYSLLDIMNNHPLSQQFGDNSTVYQAFLCAKTYHRWNSPVDGTVVAIENVPGTYYAEAPVEGYDPAGPNDSQGYIAELAARALIFIQSDNEKIGLMCFVAIGMAEVSSCEITVKVGDRIKKGDPTGTFHFGGSTHCLIFRPGVNIDFDFHGQTPSLNTYNIPVKARIGTVS; via the coding sequence ATGAATCACGTAAAGTACAGAGTTGGAAAATGGCTTCCATCCGACAGAAATTTTTTAAATAGCTGGATCACTAAAAAGATCGATCAGGCCAAACGATCCAACCTTCCTTTAAATCCGGCTATTGCTGATCTGAGAGATGCAATATATAACGATCCTATTCTATGGATGAGCTTTACAAGCATGTATGATGAGATTCCTCAAGGTTACAACGAACCTGTGAAAAATTTTGAAACCATGCTTCTCATCATGAATCAAATTTTACAGGAGGCTCCCTGCTACAGTACCATAGAAAATTCAATAGGATTGGTTGGTTTCCCGATCAATGCTATCCTCGATTGGGCAATGGGTACCAGCGGCGGATATCTGGCCTTTACCAATGAGCTAGTGAACGAAAAATTAAATGTGATCCTGAATGAATGGAAAACATTCCTGGCATCTGAAGCTTCAAAATACGTTTTGGTCGATGGTCCTATATTTCAGCCACAACCGGATTACACCAATCCTGTGGGATGGTTTTCACCTGCTGCCCTGGAAGCAATTGCAGCTATGGATCCATTAAGAGGACAGGGTAGTGATCCTGAGGAAGCATTGGCAAATTTTATATATAATTATCAGTGCAATCCTAATGAACCTAACTTCGGATATAACAGCTGGGATGATTTTTTCACCCGTGAATTCAATCCTGGTGTGAGAGAAGTAAGCGATGTAGACAAAGATCCTTCGGTTATCGTAAGTGCCTGCGAATCGGCTCCTTATAATTGTGTTACAAACGCTATGATGCGGGACAAATTCTGGATGAAGGGACAGCCTTATTCTTTGCTTGATATTATGAACAACCATCCGTTATCACAGCAATTTGGAGATAACAGTACTGTATATCAGGCATTCCTTTGTGCCAAAACCTACCACAGATGGAACAGCCCGGTAGATGGAACAGTAGTCGCTATAGAAAATGTTCCGGGAACCTACTATGCGGAAGCACCGGTTGAAGGCTATGACCCTGCAGGTCCAAATGATTCACAGGGATATATCGCTGAATTGGCAGCCCGTGCACTGATTTTTATCCAGTCGGATAATGAAAAAATAGGGTTGATGTGTTTTGTAGCCATCGGTATGGCAGAGGTTTCCAGCTGTGAGATCACCGTAAAAGTAGGAGACAGGATCAAAAAAGGAGATCCTACTGGAACGTTCCACTTTGGAGGATCAACACACTGTCTTATTTTCAGACCGGGAGTGAATATTGATTTTGATTTCCATGGACAGACTCCGAGTTTAAATACCTATAATATTCCAGTGAAAGCAAGGATTGGTACAGTTTCTTAA
- a CDS encoding T9SS type A sorting domain-containing protein has translation MRQKTTLLFLFLFISNIVCSQQWQTGTLQHSSGLREYSIYVPSNYNPQNPASLVFTLHGLGDNMTNFRNIGFAAIAESDNAIIVCPQALTDPLTGSTAWNSGAGLSFYIPNSNVDDVGFISALIDKVKQDYSINPNKVFACGFSMGGFMTERLALVLNNKIKVFASVAGTFGNGILPVAAGTPGRPVSIAHFHGTADSTIGYTNNNYGNSVDQLISYWKTNNQSVSSPIHTLLPDTVNDGYTVDHYKYTSPNNNSVIELFKVNNASHTWLTSQNDISYTQKIWEFFNQNSDFLSVSDVQSNIKLSFYPIPAKDHIIITFPKNYTNVELEIVDLSGRSIWTEKAEVRNNQYQLNLNSFRHATGTFILSIKIKDENTVINKKVIIN, from the coding sequence ATGAGACAGAAAACAACCCTTTTATTTTTATTCCTTTTTATTTCAAATATTGTTTGCAGTCAGCAATGGCAAACAGGAACTTTACAGCACTCTTCAGGATTGAGGGAATACTCCATTTATGTTCCTTCCAATTACAATCCTCAAAATCCGGCATCATTGGTTTTTACTTTACACGGATTGGGAGATAATATGACCAATTTCAGAAACATCGGTTTTGCTGCTATCGCGGAATCTGATAATGCCATTATAGTATGTCCGCAAGCCTTAACAGATCCTTTAACGGGTAGTACGGCATGGAATTCAGGAGCAGGATTATCTTTCTATATTCCGAATTCAAATGTGGATGATGTAGGTTTTATAAGCGCTTTAATTGATAAAGTGAAACAAGACTACAGTATTAACCCCAACAAAGTTTTTGCGTGTGGCTTTTCTATGGGAGGATTTATGACCGAACGTCTGGCATTGGTTCTGAATAATAAAATTAAAGTTTTTGCCTCTGTGGCAGGAACATTTGGAAATGGAATTTTACCCGTGGCGGCCGGAACTCCTGGTCGGCCTGTATCTATTGCTCATTTTCATGGAACAGCTGATTCCACCATCGGATATACAAATAATAATTACGGAAACTCAGTGGATCAGCTGATCAGTTATTGGAAAACAAATAATCAGTCTGTATCGAGTCCTATACATACCCTGCTTCCTGATACCGTAAATGACGGATATACAGTAGACCATTATAAATACACAAGTCCCAACAATAATTCAGTGATTGAGCTGTTTAAGGTTAATAATGCATCCCATACCTGGCTGACATCTCAAAACGACATTTCTTATACTCAGAAGATTTGGGAATTTTTTAATCAAAACAGTGATTTTCTATCTGTCTCTGATGTACAGTCGAATATAAAACTTTCTTTTTATCCGATTCCTGCAAAAGATCACATTATCATTACATTCCCTAAAAATTACACTAATGTAGAATTAGAAATTGTTGACTTAAGTGGCCGAAGTATCTGGACTGAAAAAGCTGAAGTAAGAAATAATCAATATCAGCTAAATCTGAATTCTTTCAGACATGCCACAGGAACCTTTATCTTATCAATCAAAATAAAAGATGAAAACACTGTGATCAATAAAAAGGTCATTATCAATTAA
- a CDS encoding bacteriocin-like protein, producing MKNFKKLDREQLKTISGDGFLDPILGLVGGVLGGVGTIVGGTVGAIGGAVGGTVVQVIKNLENGLCQVQCGINNVVHITVVSCGANTCH from the coding sequence ATGAAAAATTTCAAAAAATTAGACAGAGAGCAGTTAAAAACTATTTCAGGAGACGGATTTCTTGATCCAATCTTAGGATTAGTAGGCGGAGTTTTAGGTGGAGTAGGAACTATTGTTGGTGGTACTGTTGGTGCTATTGGCGGTGCAGTTGGTGGAACTGTAGTTCAAGTGATCAAAAACCTAGAAAACGGATTATGCCAAGTGCAGTGTGGAATCAACAATGTGGTTCATATCACTGTAGTTAGCTGTGGAGCTAATACTTGCCACTAA
- a CDS encoding alpha/beta fold hydrolase, with protein sequence MHSTTSKDSQLVDLLPGFNSCFEELEDIQLHYVTGGQGAPLLLIPGWPQTWWSFHKIMPALAEKYRVIAVDIRGMGSSDKPDEGYSKKNMAADLLSLVKKLGYEKISIAGHDIGAAVAISFAGNFPKNTEKLIVLDTPHPDENMYKLPMLPVGLPVYPWWVAFNQVKELPEKLIEGRFYMIQDWIFDQLLKDRSSISDFDRKVYADAYHDRASVRASNAWYQSFAEDIQDIRTMDIIEAPTLGIAGSDSYEMLKLNLSPYVKNLDMEEIDKAGHFLMEERPEETVQSILKFMNK encoded by the coding sequence ATGCATTCAACAACATCCAAGGACAGTCAACTTGTTGATTTATTACCCGGTTTTAACAGCTGTTTCGAAGAACTGGAAGATATTCAATTACATTATGTCACCGGCGGGCAAGGTGCTCCCCTTCTGCTTATTCCAGGATGGCCGCAGACCTGGTGGAGCTTTCATAAAATAATGCCGGCTCTGGCTGAGAAGTATCGCGTGATCGCCGTCGATATCAGAGGAATGGGAAGTTCAGATAAGCCAGATGAAGGGTATTCAAAGAAAAATATGGCAGCTGATCTATTGAGTTTGGTGAAGAAGCTTGGGTATGAGAAAATAAGTATTGCAGGGCATGATATTGGAGCTGCTGTTGCGATAAGTTTTGCCGGGAACTTTCCGAAAAATACAGAGAAGCTTATTGTTCTGGATACTCCACATCCTGATGAAAATATGTATAAACTTCCCATGCTGCCCGTAGGACTTCCTGTATATCCCTGGTGGGTAGCCTTTAATCAGGTTAAGGAACTGCCTGAAAAATTGATTGAAGGACGGTTTTATATGATTCAGGACTGGATCTTTGATCAGTTGTTGAAGGATCGGTCTTCCATAAGTGATTTCGACAGAAAAGTGTACGCAGATGCCTATCATGACAGAGCTTCGGTAAGGGCTTCTAATGCATGGTATCAATCATTTGCCGAGGATATTCAGGACATTAGAACAATGGATATTATTGAGGCGCCTACTCTGGGGATTGCGGGTAGTGATAGTTATGAAATGCTCAAACTTAACTTATCTCCCTATGTTAAGAATCTGGATATGGAAGAAATTGATAAGGCTGGTCATTTTTTAATGGAGGAAAGGCCCGAAGAAACGGTTCAGTCAATTTTAAAGTTTATGAATAAGTAG
- a CDS encoding alpha/beta hydrolase, translated as MDITKQTELIFEPIPLSQDYQFELPENVEEVFIHVTPEVILHGLHYKTTKSPLLLVYFQGNAKNMQNFFDHHAMILDWGYNVLVTDYRGFGKSTGSIDGEQNMYHDAEKVYEHALQLGYQPEDIILYGYSMGTSMAAYLATAKRARAVILESPYSSIAEISIFGDQAPAYQLNTAKRAAEIKIPVLLIHGELDDIITPDHAERIWANLQTQEKELIIISNGGHGDLKGREEYPLHFKRFISKL; from the coding sequence ATGGATATTACAAAACAAACAGAGCTTATTTTTGAGCCTATTCCTTTGTCTCAGGATTATCAATTTGAATTACCTGAAAATGTAGAAGAAGTCTTTATTCATGTTACTCCTGAAGTAATCCTGCACGGTCTACATTATAAAACTACAAAAAGCCCGTTGCTTTTGGTCTATTTTCAGGGAAACGCGAAAAATATGCAGAATTTTTTTGATCATCATGCGATGATACTGGACTGGGGATATAATGTTTTAGTTACCGATTACCGTGGTTTTGGAAAATCAACGGGATCCATTGATGGCGAACAGAATATGTATCATGATGCAGAAAAAGTATATGAGCATGCACTTCAGTTAGGATACCAGCCAGAAGATATTATTCTTTACGGCTATTCTATGGGGACATCTATGGCTGCTTATCTGGCAACTGCAAAAAGAGCCAGGGCGGTTATTTTGGAAAGTCCCTACTCCTCTATTGCTGAAATCAGTATTTTCGGAGACCAGGCACCTGCCTACCAGTTGAACACCGCAAAAAGAGCTGCTGAAATTAAGATTCCAGTTTTGTTGATTCATGGTGAGCTGGATGATATTATAACCCCTGACCATGCGGAAAGAATATGGGCCAATCTTCAGACTCAGGAAAAAGAACTGATTATTATTTCTAACGGCGGACACGGAGATTTAAAAGGCAGAGAAGAATATCCACTTCATTTTAAAAGATTTATTTCAAAGTTGTAA
- a CDS encoding RidA family protein: MQKQSFDPWVWGKSTNSAQAVEVTDVKGTLYCSGQVAIDENGVPSNEDMRSQLIQTIKNLEKLISESGYESKNIVRLNVYTTSVNDFFSTCMDVYVPFLKTNGIEQATTLLEVKGLFATLTVELEATVVK, from the coding sequence ATGCAAAAACAATCTTTCGATCCCTGGGTATGGGGTAAAAGCACAAATTCTGCACAGGCAGTAGAAGTAACCGATGTTAAAGGAACTCTTTATTGCTCAGGACAGGTTGCAATAGATGAAAACGGAGTACCAAGTAATGAGGATATGAGAAGCCAGCTCATTCAGACCATCAAAAATCTTGAAAAGCTGATTTCCGAATCAGGATATGAATCTAAAAATATCGTCAGATTGAATGTGTATACAACATCAGTCAATGATTTTTTCAGTACCTGTATGGATGTCTATGTGCCTTTTCTTAAAACGAATGGTATTGAACAGGCTACGACTCTACTTGAAGTCAAAGGGCTTTTTGCCACTTTAACTGTAGAACTTGAAGCTACTGTTGTAAAATAA
- a CDS encoding MFS transporter, with the protein MQKIFYMKSKRTLYILALGIFGIGTTEFGVIGILPQLAHAFNVSIEKAGWLLSGFALAVAISGPFMMMLLSSFKRKGLMAFVLGIFALSNLLSIIAPNFGFLLAARILPAFFHPVYWAVALSSAANIVSEKEAPKAVSIVFGGFTIASILGIPIATLMADVFNWQSSFILYAAINIISFVGILLFLPDIPMPDKKKRNSNLSIFKSKILWINLFVACFIVAAMYATYGYMADYLGKVNKMNGKEISVLLFIFGVTGIFGNQLAGKFLSKNIYTTTLLFILSLVLVHILLYNLGTQFISIAVMMGVWGLVHSGGFLISNINVTSSAPESREFINSVFTSCGNIAVTLGTGIGGFWITHFGIHQIVWSSILCLLISFLILILKKVQMVKSQRI; encoded by the coding sequence TTGCAAAAAATATTTTACATGAAATCGAAAAGAACACTTTACATTTTGGCATTAGGCATTTTTGGAATTGGTACAACCGAGTTTGGTGTCATTGGTATATTACCGCAGCTAGCCCATGCTTTTAATGTAAGTATTGAGAAGGCAGGCTGGCTATTGAGTGGTTTTGCCCTTGCTGTTGCTATTTCCGGACCTTTTATGATGATGCTTTTATCTTCCTTTAAAAGAAAAGGTTTAATGGCATTTGTTTTAGGGATTTTTGCTTTATCCAATTTACTTTCTATCATTGCTCCAAATTTTGGATTTCTTTTAGCTGCACGGATTTTGCCTGCATTCTTTCATCCTGTTTATTGGGCTGTTGCTTTATCTTCTGCAGCCAACATTGTCTCTGAAAAAGAAGCTCCTAAGGCTGTAAGCATTGTATTTGGTGGCTTTACCATTGCTAGTATTCTGGGTATTCCAATTGCAACACTCATGGCTGATGTGTTTAATTGGCAATCGTCTTTCATTCTCTATGCTGCTATAAATATCATTTCCTTTGTTGGGATATTACTTTTTTTACCGGATATTCCAATGCCAGATAAAAAGAAAAGGAATTCAAATCTTAGTATTTTTAAGAGCAAAATTTTATGGATAAATCTTTTCGTAGCCTGTTTTATAGTTGCTGCAATGTATGCTACATATGGATATATGGCTGATTATTTAGGGAAAGTAAACAAAATGAATGGTAAAGAAATAAGTGTTTTACTATTTATTTTCGGAGTAACCGGAATCTTTGGCAATCAGTTAGCAGGGAAGTTTTTATCCAAAAATATTTATACGACAACACTCTTATTTATTCTGTCCTTGGTATTGGTGCATATTTTACTTTATAATTTAGGAACTCAGTTTATATCGATTGCAGTAATGATGGGTGTATGGGGATTAGTACATTCAGGTGGTTTTCTTATCAGTAATATTAATGTAACCTCTTCAGCACCAGAGTCACGTGAATTTATTAACAGCGTTTTTACTTCCTGTGGAAATATTGCAGTTACTTTAGGTACGGGTATCGGTGGT
- a CDS encoding winged helix-turn-helix transcriptional regulator, translating to MPEFFHDKRLYYTPIEFALSHIGGTWKMPILWRLQEKALRFNELKKDIPHITDKMLTSQLRELESKGLVNRKVFPVVPPKVEYSLTEKGEKAIPVIETIMKYGFDLIIDAGIEYPPKKNNNSENS from the coding sequence ATGCCTGAATTTTTCCACGATAAGAGGCTGTATTATACGCCTATCGAGTTTGCATTAAGCCATATAGGTGGAACCTGGAAAATGCCAATTTTATGGCGTTTACAAGAGAAAGCATTACGCTTTAACGAACTAAAAAAAGATATTCCACACATTACTGATAAGATGCTTACAAGTCAGCTAAGAGAATTGGAAAGCAAAGGATTGGTTAACCGGAAAGTCTTCCCCGTTGTTCCTCCTAAAGTAGAGTATAGCCTGACTGAGAAAGGAGAAAAAGCAATTCCTGTCATAGAAACCATTATGAAATACGGTTTCGACCTGATCATTGATGCAGGAATTGAATATCCACCAAAAAAAAATAATAATTCCGAAAATTCCTGA
- a CDS encoding T9SS type A sorting domain-containing protein, whose protein sequence is MKKIILLLCFVFICQNQLAAQIIIGPVETHNVAFTRHDDYSPGDIAYANTTLTLEVKTGVTSPQFNSFPANNFTPKNYAFPSLTSASQVTYVRVTFNDLVYPNPSLFSGYYPLSTVVGSHTTISDPNLVVYDPYPGRYGYGVDIYCVSPNQYTIRVTKFLCYICVRPPVSKMAGPQKDIALVPNPSMGESELYYTAEGRETLSVNVTDINGKIIKIYTKDVEAGLNKIPIDIQNHLSGSYLVQWKSSTGKSGSLKLMKK, encoded by the coding sequence ATGAAAAAAATTATCCTTTTACTTTGCTTTGTGTTTATATGCCAGAATCAATTGGCTGCACAAATAATTATTGGTCCTGTAGAAACCCATAATGTTGCTTTTACCCGGCATGATGATTACTCTCCCGGTGATATTGCCTATGCTAATACCACCCTTACACTTGAAGTCAAAACTGGAGTTACCAGTCCCCAGTTCAATTCATTTCCGGCTAATAATTTCACCCCGAAAAATTACGCTTTTCCTTCACTGACTTCAGCTTCTCAAGTTACCTATGTTAGAGTGACTTTTAATGATTTGGTGTATCCTAATCCTTCATTGTTTAGTGGATATTATCCACTTTCAACGGTAGTTGGAAGTCACACAACCATTTCAGATCCTAACCTTGTGGTATATGACCCATATCCTGGCAGATATGGATACGGAGTCGATATTTATTGTGTGTCACCTAACCAGTATACGATTAGAGTTACCAAATTTTTATGCTATATATGTGTTCGCCCTCCGGTTTCAAAAATGGCAGGTCCTCAGAAAGATATCGCCCTGGTCCCAAATCCAAGCATGGGAGAATCCGAACTTTATTATACAGCTGAAGGCAGAGAAACTCTTTCAGTGAACGTTACGGATATCAATGGCAAAATAATAAAAATTTATACCAAAGATGTTGAAGCTGGATTAAACAAAATACCAATTGATATTCAAAATCATTTAAGTGGCAGTTATCTCGTTCAATGGAAGTCCAGCACAGGTAAAAGCGGAAGCTTGAAACTGATGAAAAAATAA
- a CDS encoding TetR/AcrR family transcriptional regulator: METADQLFYFQGYQSTGINQIIEEAKVAKGSLYNHFPSKSELGQAYVKESSERWFKGLEEELNLWTDPAEKLIAVFSFLEKYARINYFNGCRLINILTEVGDQEEQITTMAVAHKQKFREFLYQLTLKIFPDTEQAIEVSDTIYLLYEAASVESKIFKDQWPIQLARKNAEQVLKQNKIPNNQ, translated from the coding sequence ATGGAAACGGCTGATCAGCTTTTCTATTTTCAGGGTTATCAGTCGACGGGGATCAATCAGATCATCGAAGAGGCTAAGGTGGCCAAAGGAAGTCTATACAATCATTTTCCATCAAAAAGTGAACTTGGGCAAGCGTATGTAAAAGAATCAAGTGAGAGATGGTTTAAGGGCCTGGAAGAAGAATTAAATCTTTGGACTGATCCGGCTGAGAAGCTGATTGCTGTTTTTTCTTTTCTGGAAAAGTATGCACGGATCAATTATTTTAATGGATGTCGGCTGATCAACATTCTTACAGAAGTTGGAGATCAGGAAGAACAGATCACCACAATGGCCGTAGCGCACAAACAAAAATTCAGAGAATTTTTATATCAGCTTACATTGAAGATCTTTCCTGATACCGAGCAGGCCATTGAAGTTTCTGATACTATTTACCTATTGTATGAAGCTGCAAGTGTAGAAAGCAAAATTTTCAAAGACCAGTGGCCTATTCAACTGGCCCGTAAAAATGCGGAACAGGTCTTAAAACAAAATAAAATACCTAATAATCAATAA